The genomic segment GTGATTTTGGGTCCTCTGGCTGACCCGATTGCCACAGAGATGAAGAAGATGCCAGTTTAATCAAACTCTCCTTTACTTATGAAAGCCCGGGCGATTGCCCGGGCTTTTTTATTCCCAAATACTGGCTCAGTGCTGCATGTTTGCATCTGAGTTACTGCAGACAGGCCCAGGGGAGGCATTAGCTTTACTCAGGTGGACTCAAAATCCAGGGGAACAAGCTCTCTTGAGCAACATAGAGCTGCTTTGGGTTAATCAGCTTCATTATGTTCAACTCACCGAAAAGAGCTTCAGGCTTTGCTAAGCTGACCTTTTGCAGTAGAGGGGCCAAGGGCGTGGTTGCATCGTAACAAGCGAGAGGCATGGGGGGAATTGCCTCCTGGCAATAAAACGGGAGGCAGGATGCCGAGCTGGTGACGATGCCCATGGATGGGCATCGTCGAATTGGTGAGGATTATCATGGATGATAATCGGTATTGCGAGTCAGGGTGTAAATCCTGAGGTTAATCGCAGCATGGGTTCTATTTATGGACAAAATGCTCTGGCCTCAGTGGCAGGGAGCTAACAGGAGCTTTCAAATTCATGAAATTATATCGGTTCCTGCTCCTTTGGTTGTGTTGGCCTGACGGCTCAGCAATAATGGCGCGTCCTCAGGCAGGAGAAGGGGGCTTTGACTCAAAAAGTGATCTCTTTTATCCGGTTATTTCTGCATGAACCCTCTGCTCGCTTAGCCTGTGTCTCCATCATTATCTGGCTTGGAATCTCGTTATGTTGTTATCCCGAACCCCTTCTTATCTTCGCTGGCGGCTGTTGCTGTGCGTTACTCTACTTTTTTCCTTTTCTGCGATGGCCAGTCGCACCATTACCGATCAGACCGGCCACAGGGTGCAGATCCCGGATCAGATCCAGCGAGCGGTGATTTTGCAGCATCATACCCTGGATATTGCGGTCGAGCTGGGGGCGCAATCCCGGGTGGTTGGGGTCCTTCGTAACTGGCAAAAATTGTTGGGGGCCGACTTTTCAAGGCTCGCTCCAGGTTTGAAAAGCCTGCCGACCCCGGGGATCTGACCTCGGTGAATCTTGAGGAGCTGTTGAGTCTGAAACCAGATGTGGTGTTTATGAGTAACTATGCTCCGGAGCAAATGGTCAGCCAGGTAGAGCGCCTTGGGATCCCGGTGATCCGGATGAGCTTTTTTGTGGCGGGAGGGGAGCAGCAAACGCGGCTGAACCCTAAGATAAAGGATCCGGCGCTTGCATACCGTCTGGGAATGGAGCAGGGGATCCGCCTGCTGGGGCAGGTTTTTCACCGTCAGCAGGCCGCAGAGGCGTTGGTCCATGAGATCAAGGTGACTCACCGATTGATCGCCAAGCGTGTCAGTGGATTGACTGCAAGTCAGAGGACCTCCCTGTATATGGCAAACCCGGATATGAATACCTATGGCTCGGGTAAGTTTACCGGGGTGATGATGTCTCAGGCGGGTGGCAATAATGTGGCCCATGAAATTCATGGCTATGGCAAGGTCACCATGGAGCAGATATTGGCCTGGGATCCGCGGGTGATCTTTGTTCAAAGCCGTTACAGTCAGGTTGCAAAGCAGATCATGAGCGATCCTGCCTGGCAGGGCGTTTCGGCCCTTAAAAACCATCGTCTCCATATCTCGCCCGAATATGTGAAGCCTTGGGGCCATCCGGTTCCTGAGAGTTACATTCTGGGAGAGCTATGGATGGCCAAAAAACTCCACCCCAAACTCTTTGCAGACATTGATCTGAATCAGCGAGTTGAGAGTTTTTATCAAACCTTCTATCACTCTCACTATCTTCCCCGGGAGCAACAGGGATGAAGGATTTCAGTTATCCACGCTTGATGCTGCTCCTGTGTTCTGGGACTTTGTTTGTGATGCTGGTAGCTGCCTGTCTCGGACGTTATCCGATCGCGCCGCTGACTGTGCTGCATACCTTGTGGGAGCGGTTGATGGGGGAGCCGTCGTCATCTGTAGCGATGACGGTTCTGGATGAAGTCCGTTTGCCGCGGATCGCGATGTCCTTGCTGGTGGGGGCTAATCTATCCGTCAGCGGGGCTTGTTATCAGAGCCTGTTTCGTAACCCATTGGTGAGTCCTTTTATTTTAGGGATATCGGCAGGGGCTGGGTTTGGTGCGGCCTTGGCCATCTTATTCACTGCGGGCGGCTATTGGCTTTACCTGTGTGCTTTCGGGTTTGCGGTGCTGGCAGTTGGGTTTTCCGTCTTGCTGGGAGGGCGCCAGGGGCAGCACTCTACTCTGGTGCTGGTTTTGTCCGGCATCGTGATTGGCTCGGTCTTTACCGCCTTGTTGGCCCTTTTGAAATATACGGCGGATCCTGATAATAAACTGCCGGTGATCGAATACTGGCTGATGGGCTCTCTTGGGAACGCTCGCCCCAAGGTTTTGGCCTACTATGCCCTGTTTACCCTTCCGGCTCTTGCCCTGTTGTGGCGGTATCGCTGGCGACTCAATCTTCTGGCAAACCCAGATGAGATTGCTCAATCACTCGGGGTTCATGTGCGGCGTGAGCGGATGCTATTTATTGGGATTGCAACCTTGCTGGCATCGGCATCGGTTGCTGTGTGTGGGATCATCGGCTGGCTGGGGTTGGTGGTCCCTCATCTGGCACGGATGCTGGTGGGAGCCGATCACCGTAAGTTACTCCCTGTGACCCTGGTGCTGGGGGGCGCATTTTTGTTGGTGGTTGATACCATCGCCCGTTGTAGTGCCAGCTATGAGATCCCTCTTGGGATCATCACGGCCCTGGTTGGTGCGCCGGTATTTGCTTTGCTACTCAGAAAGGGGGAGCAGGTATGGATCTAAGGGTTGAGAGACTTGAATACTCCTACCCGGGTAGCGGGATCGCCATCTTTGAGGGGCTGTCATTGACCATTCCCAAAGCTCAGATCTTTTCGATCCTGGGTCCCAATGGGGTGGGTAAATCGACCTTGTTGCGCACCCTGGCTGGACTGCTTAAGCCAAACTCGGGTCTCATCTGGCTTGGAGAGCAATCCCTGCTTGATTTGAGTCCGGCACAGCGTGCTCGCAAGATAGCATTTGTCTCTCAGAGTGAGGCGCCAGCCTTTAGTTTTTCGGTGCTGGATGTGGTCCTGACCGGCTATGCAGCAAAGCTTGGCTTTAGTGGGCGTCCCGGAAACGTGGAGCAGGATGGAGCGATGGCAGCCCTCAGTTCCCTTGGAATTGAGGGGATGGCAGCCCAAAGCTATGCCCGGCTCAGTGGTGGGCAGCAGCAGCTGGTCAGGATTGCCCGAGCCATGGTCCAGCAGTGTCCGGTGATCCTGTTGGATGAACCCACCGCACACCTTGATCTTGCTTATCAGTTGCAGGTGCTTAAGGCGTTGCTCAAACTCAGAGATCAGGGGCATACGGTGGTGATGACGACCCATTCACCGGATCATGCACATTTTTGTGGGGGGCATGTCCTGATGCTCGGGCGAGAGCAACAGCAACAGGGGAGCACTTCTGAGTTAATCCACGCTGATGTGCTGCGTCAAATCTACCAGATTGAGCTTGAGGTGTTTCAAAGCCCCAGAGGGAGCCTGGTCTGTGTTCCGGACTATCAGAGTCTTGTGGTGGATTAGTCACCAATATTTATTAACATAAACTGTGCATGACCCTGTGGATAGTTTTGGAAAAGCTATGGCATATGAGTCTCTACAAGGGGTGGTTAAAAAATAACCTATATTGTTGTTTGTTTTTTCAAGCCCTTATGTGGTAAGGGATTGACAGGAGGGTTAAGCAGCAGCGTCGAGTCGCAACCTGAGGTCTGGGTGGGGATTTTTGAAAACGTTATCATAAAATCAACTGTTGATAACTAGGGCTATTTGATGTAAGTGCACGCTTGCACACCTAACCACTCATTTTACCGGTTGTGGGCAGAGACGTTATATAACCCTTCTGAAACCTCTTATCTCCATAGAGTTGATGGTTTCTTCGACAGCATCTCCTCCAGATGGATAGGGGATAGAAATAATCTAAAGAAAATCCTGCTCTGGCGATGGTTTGCTATTGAGCCTGGTCCCTGAATGGGGGATGATAAGCGGCTACGATTTTTTCTTATCGACGACAGAGGTAACCGAATGAGCCAGGCGGAGAATCGCCCCAGTAATTTTATCCGTCAGATCATTGATGCGGATCTGGCGAGTGGCAAACATGAGCAAGTGCATACCCGTTTTCCTCCGGAGCCAAACGGCCATCTTCATATCGGGCATGCCAAATCAATCTGTTTGAACTTTGGCCTGGCCCAGGATTACCAAGGCACCTGTAATCTGCGCTTCGATGACACCAATCCCGAAAAAGAGGAGCAGGAGTTTGTCGACGGCATCAAGAGTAACATTCACTGGCTTGGCTTTGAGTGGGATGGTGAGGTTCGTCACTCCTCGGATTATTTCGACAGGCTCCATGGCTACGCGGTTGAGCTGATTGAAAAAGGCCTGGCCTATGTGTGTGAGCTCTCATCCGACGAGATCCGTGAGTACCGCGGTAATCTTAAGGAGCCGGGTAGAAATAGCCCCTATCGGGAGCGGAGCGTTGAGGAGAACCTAGAGCTCTTCGCCAAGATGAAGGCCGGTGAGATCGCCGAGGGTAAGGCGTGCCTGCGTGCTAAGATCGATATGGCATCCTCTTTCATG from the Dongshaea marina genome contains:
- a CDS encoding TroA family protein, with amino-acid sequence MLLSRTPSYLRWRLLLCVTLLFSFSAMASRTITDQTGHRVQIPDQIQRAVILQHHTLDIAVELGAQSRVVGVLRNWQKLLGADFSRLAPGLKSLPTPGI
- a CDS encoding ABC transporter substrate-binding protein, with the translated sequence MSLKPDVVFMSNYAPEQMVSQVERLGIPVIRMSFFVAGGEQQTRLNPKIKDPALAYRLGMEQGIRLLGQVFHRQQAAEALVHEIKVTHRLIAKRVSGLTASQRTSLYMANPDMNTYGSGKFTGVMMSQAGGNNVAHEIHGYGKVTMEQILAWDPRVIFVQSRYSQVAKQIMSDPAWQGVSALKNHRLHISPEYVKPWGHPVPESYILGELWMAKKLHPKLFADIDLNQRVESFYQTFYHSHYLPREQQG
- a CDS encoding FecCD family ABC transporter permease, which produces MKDFSYPRLMLLLCSGTLFVMLVAACLGRYPIAPLTVLHTLWERLMGEPSSSVAMTVLDEVRLPRIAMSLLVGANLSVSGACYQSLFRNPLVSPFILGISAGAGFGAALAILFTAGGYWLYLCAFGFAVLAVGFSVLLGGRQGQHSTLVLVLSGIVIGSVFTALLALLKYTADPDNKLPVIEYWLMGSLGNARPKVLAYYALFTLPALALLWRYRWRLNLLANPDEIAQSLGVHVRRERMLFIGIATLLASASVAVCGIIGWLGLVVPHLARMLVGADHRKLLPVTLVLGGAFLLVVDTIARCSASYEIPLGIITALVGAPVFALLLRKGEQVWI
- a CDS encoding ABC transporter ATP-binding protein; this encodes MDLRVERLEYSYPGSGIAIFEGLSLTIPKAQIFSILGPNGVGKSTLLRTLAGLLKPNSGLIWLGEQSLLDLSPAQRARKIAFVSQSEAPAFSFSVLDVVLTGYAAKLGFSGRPGNVEQDGAMAALSSLGIEGMAAQSYARLSGGQQQLVRIARAMVQQCPVILLDEPTAHLDLAYQLQVLKALLKLRDQGHTVVMTTHSPDHAHFCGGHVLMLGREQQQQGSTSELIHADVLRQIYQIELEVFQSPRGSLVCVPDYQSLVVD